The following coding sequences lie in one Myxococcales bacterium genomic window:
- the pdxA gene encoding 4-hydroxythreonine-4-phosphate dehydrogenase PdxA, whose translation MVSTGCPAGIGPEVSVAAAAKLGAPCVLVGDFRCLVLAAERMRVDPARLVPFAHDARKNQVRVLHVGPPLAARDRRPGRPTSASGVAALAYIDIAFDLVRAGVGSALVTGPVSKLAIAGSGAPGASRFRGHTEHLAERDGAKAVVMCFASPKLTTSLVTTHLPLSRVPRAITPRAVKAAIVALAELLWRQGRRRSTLAVCSLNPHAGEGELLGAEERTAILPGMRAAQRALGTRVAVVGPVGAETAYRRALAREYDGVVAMYHDQATIPLKLVAFGDAVNVTMGLSVVRTSVDHGTGYDIAWKGVADPGGMLAAMKLAAKLVG comes from the coding sequence ATCGTCAGCACCGGCTGTCCCGCCGGCATTGGTCCCGAGGTGTCGGTGGCAGCCGCGGCGAAGCTCGGCGCGCCGTGCGTGCTCGTGGGCGATTTTCGCTGCCTCGTCTTGGCTGCGGAGCGCATGCGGGTCGACCCGGCGCGTCTCGTGCCCTTCGCCCACGACGCGCGCAAGAACCAGGTGCGGGTGTTGCACGTCGGTCCGCCCCTCGCGGCGCGGGATCGGCGTCCGGGGCGACCAACATCAGCGAGCGGAGTCGCTGCGCTGGCGTACATCGACATCGCATTCGATCTGGTTCGCGCTGGCGTCGGGAGTGCCCTCGTCACTGGGCCCGTCAGCAAGCTGGCGATTGCGGGCTCAGGGGCGCCGGGTGCAAGCCGCTTTCGTGGCCACACGGAGCACCTGGCGGAGCGCGACGGGGCGAAAGCGGTCGTGATGTGTTTCGCTTCACCGAAGCTCACGACCAGCTTGGTCACGACACACCTGCCGCTCTCGCGGGTGCCGCGCGCGATCACACCTCGGGCAGTGAAAGCTGCCATCGTGGCGCTGGCCGAGCTCTTGTGGCGTCAGGGTCGACGACGCTCCACGCTGGCGGTGTGTTCGCTGAATCCCCACGCGGGAGAAGGCGAGCTGCTCGGAGCGGAAGAACGCACGGCGATCCTGCCCGGCATGCGCGCCGCCCAGCGCGCGCTCGGAACGCGGGTGGCCGTCGTGGGTCCAGTCGGTGCCGAGACGGCCTACCGTCGGGCGCTCGCACGCGAGTACGACGGGGTCGTGGCCATGTACCACGATCAGGCGACGATTCCCCTCAAGCTCGTTGCCTTCGGTGACGCCGTGAACGTGACCATGGGCCTGAGCGTCGTGCGCACGAGCGTGGATCACGGCACCGGCTACGACATTGCCTGGAAGGGAGTCGCCGATCCCGGTGGCATGCTCGCAGCGATGAAGCTGGCCGCCAAGCTCGTGGGTTAG
- a CDS encoding response regulator transcription factor, whose amino-acid sequence MRQLGADVRTLDLWDDPLNLVEDDDEARGVRARAFVFEALDRPDLAIAALRAVRKESSFDGVGALIALTVGQLARVEPSSGFDDFVLHPYVPEELYARIRAIEWRRSEFSTDEHLKVGALVVDKAAHVVSAHGRIVTLTAKEFSLLAYLCERRGRVHSREHLLARVWGNRYEGGPRTVDIHVRRLRAKLGDALPLETVRGAGYKLRAPAGLTAKASTSGDSELPPPPSEPPSSEVRP is encoded by the coding sequence CTGCGGCAGCTCGGGGCAGACGTGCGCACCCTGGACCTGTGGGACGATCCGTTGAACCTGGTCGAGGACGACGACGAGGCGCGCGGGGTCCGTGCGCGCGCGTTCGTGTTCGAAGCGCTGGACCGCCCGGACCTGGCGATCGCGGCGCTGCGGGCCGTGCGCAAGGAGAGTTCGTTCGACGGAGTTGGCGCGCTGATCGCGCTGACCGTGGGGCAGCTGGCACGGGTGGAGCCATCGAGCGGCTTCGACGATTTTGTGCTTCACCCCTACGTGCCGGAGGAGCTGTATGCGCGCATTCGAGCCATCGAGTGGCGGCGCAGTGAGTTCTCGACGGACGAGCATCTCAAAGTGGGCGCACTGGTGGTCGACAAGGCCGCACACGTCGTGAGTGCGCACGGTCGGATCGTGACCCTCACCGCAAAAGAGTTCTCGCTGCTCGCGTATTTGTGCGAACGCCGCGGCCGAGTTCACAGCCGAGAGCACCTTTTGGCGCGGGTTTGGGGCAATCGTTACGAAGGTGGCCCGCGCACGGTCGACATTCACGTGCGGCGCCTGCGCGCCAAGCTCGGGGATGCGCTGCCGCTCGAGACGGTGCGTGGCGCGGGTTACAAGTTGCGCGCTCCGGCGGGTCTGACCGCAAAGGCGAGCACGAGTGGTGATTCAGAGCTGCCGCCGCCGCCTTCCGAACCACCAAGCTCGGAGGTGCGACCGTGA
- the tldD gene encoding metalloprotease TldD (responsible for the proteolytic maturation of the E. coli pMccB17 plasmid-encoded microcin B17, an exported protein that targets the essential topoisomerase II DNA gyrase; degrades the E. coli plasmid F-encoded CcdA) codes for MIAESSYRAPFASGGPFAVDAEICRKLLGIALGRGGDYADLFFEYRAGGGLVFEEGITKSASRGVSMGLGVRVQRGDATGYAHTEDLTWESMKRAAETAQRIANEGGKAPPARLESLSLPGRYDLPVATIDVAGTEKRAMLERASKAGHAFDPRILKVEASFAEEIREILIATSDGRLAHDVQPLMRFSVRAIAEENGKRESGSSGGGGRMTLHYFDDKTPEWHAERAARQALTLLGAKQAPAGQMEVVLAPGDSGILLHEAVGHGLEADFNRKGTSNYTGMVGKPVASELCTVVDDPTFLQSRGSINVDDEGVEPEKSVLIENGVLRGYMQDRLSARHFKVSPRGNGRRESFACVPMPRMTNTVLLAGPHDPEEIIKSVKRGIFAKTFGGGQVDISNGDFVFSLTESYLIEDGKLTAPLKGVNLIGNGPETLRDVSMLGNDVEVSDGIWTCGKDGQSVPVGVGCPTIKIQKITVGGTEIG; via the coding sequence ATGATCGCAGAGAGCAGCTACCGGGCCCCGTTTGCGTCCGGCGGACCCTTCGCCGTCGACGCCGAGATCTGCAGGAAGCTCCTGGGCATCGCCCTCGGGCGGGGCGGCGACTACGCCGATTTGTTCTTCGAGTACCGCGCCGGCGGCGGCCTCGTGTTCGAGGAGGGCATCACGAAGAGCGCGTCTCGAGGCGTGAGCATGGGCCTTGGCGTGCGGGTGCAGCGCGGCGATGCGACCGGTTATGCGCACACCGAGGACCTCACCTGGGAGTCCATGAAACGCGCGGCCGAGACCGCCCAGCGCATCGCCAATGAAGGGGGCAAGGCCCCCCCGGCCCGGCTCGAATCACTCTCGTTGCCCGGTCGTTACGACCTGCCCGTGGCGACCATCGACGTTGCCGGGACGGAGAAGCGGGCGATGCTCGAGCGAGCCAGCAAGGCCGGGCACGCCTTCGACCCGCGCATTCTGAAGGTCGAGGCGAGCTTCGCCGAGGAGATCCGCGAGATCCTCATCGCAACGAGCGACGGGCGCCTCGCCCACGATGTGCAACCGCTGATGCGCTTCAGCGTCCGCGCCATCGCCGAGGAGAACGGCAAGCGTGAGTCGGGCTCGAGCGGCGGCGGCGGGCGGATGACGCTCCACTACTTCGACGACAAGACGCCCGAGTGGCACGCCGAGCGAGCCGCGCGCCAAGCCCTCACCCTGCTCGGCGCGAAACAAGCGCCCGCCGGCCAGATGGAGGTAGTGCTCGCTCCCGGTGACAGCGGCATCTTGTTGCACGAGGCGGTCGGCCACGGGCTCGAGGCCGACTTCAATCGCAAGGGCACCAGCAACTACACCGGCATGGTCGGCAAGCCGGTCGCGAGTGAGCTGTGCACGGTGGTGGACGATCCGACGTTCCTCCAGAGCCGGGGTTCCATCAACGTCGACGACGAGGGCGTCGAGCCGGAGAAGAGCGTGCTGATCGAGAACGGCGTCTTGCGCGGTTACATGCAAGATCGGCTGTCCGCGCGGCATTTCAAGGTGTCTCCGCGTGGCAATGGGCGGCGCGAGAGTTTTGCTTGTGTGCCCATGCCGCGCATGACGAACACGGTGCTCTTGGCGGGTCCACACGACCCGGAGGAGATCATCAAGAGCGTCAAGCGGGGCATCTTTGCCAAGACCTTCGGTGGAGGTCAGGTCGACATTTCGAACGGTGACTTCGTGTTCTCGCTGACCGAGAGTTACCTGATCGAAGATGGCAAGCTCACGGCTCCGCTCAAGGGTGTGAACCTGATCGGCAATGGTCCCGAGACACTCCGCGACGTGAGCATGCTCGGCAACGACGTCGAGGTCTCGGACGGCATTTGGACCTGCGGCAAGGATGGCCAGAGTGTCCCGGTCGGCGTTGGTTGCCCAACCATCAAGATCCAGAAAATCACCGTAGGTGGCACCGAGATCGGTTGA
- a CDS encoding tetratricopeptide repeat protein has translation MSDREKLLQSAQKWVDKKRYDRAVDDYLKVVQLDPKDMRTLLKVGDLQTRIQAYDQAIATYDRVGQFYAEQGFALKAIAVYKQIREVIRKHSPQLTDRYAYIVPKLAEIYTQLGLTSDALAAWDEVAARYQRGNLDRDAIEVFQKMVSLDSTNPLPYLRLAEACCRVQDLEEAIEAFWTAAELLLQLERREDALKVIERILHFKAEPKYARMAAQLYLQKGRREDGLQALAKLQIAFQVDPRDLDTLGLLAQAFTLIGQADKAIEVYKEMARIARESDRQDLFDQLVAHLQAVAPDDEGVRALLALAPSIPPEGHEPSSVHVDDEDVEIIAEDHQEEEAIEEIEPDEDASSEAPFALQRQSRPPAGRPFMGSAPDVMVAESDLEISDRYSGAEFDAEAHVKKALVDSEAFRKLRLYSKALETLQIAIEVNPSSIDVREKLRELLLESGDRDAAIGESVTLAAIYLERNDLERAEMLLYDVLDSEPQHPVALELLAQLQSGGSPQQAWSADSPTETVNIDYSEEQASVEVGQVAAAAWEEYPSRGPLPSYDLEEVSASSVMGSPHSLPDPNDAFTMDDPFAVQSAPDATAPLPSFPLGNEDDLLSAEEEAAYIDEPEYIDPEPDDAYVGAEAETDGGVFDDAYPTAAGDGPLNHEAIEEALEEAEFFASRGLYDDARTIIADQLVRAPGHPLLVERMTEIEEFLGGGSEQVAVARVSVAAPGVVHSEPEDRSFDIAASLEALDSLEPSAPPAAAPSNLSDQDVDQVFEKFKAGIRAQVSENDSATHYDLGVAYKEMGLLADAINEFGLAARDPSRECMCYAMIGMIRLERGELDLSAKAYLRGLEAAQKTPDQEMALHYDLGNVHEMKGVAKDALYYFEKVAKKDPRYRGVTDRIAALQPGARPASGTRSVNEEEDFDRVFDDLFESKG, from the coding sequence GTGTCCGATCGCGAGAAACTACTGCAGAGCGCCCAGAAGTGGGTCGACAAGAAGCGGTACGACCGAGCTGTCGACGACTACCTGAAAGTCGTCCAGCTCGACCCGAAAGACATGCGCACGCTGCTGAAGGTCGGCGACCTCCAGACGCGCATCCAGGCCTACGACCAGGCCATCGCGACCTACGACCGCGTGGGGCAGTTCTACGCGGAGCAGGGCTTCGCGCTCAAGGCCATCGCCGTCTACAAACAGATCCGCGAGGTCATTCGCAAACACTCGCCGCAGCTGACGGATCGCTACGCGTACATCGTGCCGAAGCTGGCGGAGATCTACACCCAGCTTGGTCTGACCAGTGACGCGCTCGCCGCGTGGGACGAGGTCGCAGCCCGATACCAGCGCGGCAACCTGGACCGGGACGCCATCGAGGTGTTCCAGAAGATGGTCTCCCTCGATTCGACCAACCCGCTGCCCTACCTGCGGCTCGCGGAGGCCTGCTGTCGAGTCCAGGACCTCGAGGAGGCGATCGAGGCCTTCTGGACCGCCGCCGAGCTGCTCCTGCAGCTCGAACGCCGCGAAGACGCGCTGAAGGTCATCGAGCGCATTCTGCATTTCAAGGCCGAGCCGAAATACGCGCGCATGGCCGCGCAGCTCTACCTGCAAAAAGGGCGGCGCGAAGACGGGCTGCAGGCCCTGGCCAAGCTGCAGATCGCGTTCCAGGTCGACCCACGGGACTTGGACACGCTGGGCCTCTTGGCGCAAGCGTTCACCCTGATCGGGCAGGCGGACAAGGCCATCGAGGTCTACAAGGAGATGGCGCGTATCGCTCGCGAGAGCGATCGCCAGGACCTGTTCGACCAACTGGTCGCACATCTCCAAGCGGTGGCGCCAGACGACGAAGGCGTGAGGGCGCTCTTGGCCCTCGCGCCGTCGATACCGCCGGAAGGACACGAGCCGTCGTCGGTCCACGTGGACGACGAAGATGTCGAAATCATCGCCGAAGATCACCAAGAAGAGGAGGCGATCGAGGAGATCGAGCCCGACGAGGACGCGTCTTCCGAGGCTCCTTTCGCGCTCCAGCGACAGAGTCGCCCGCCGGCAGGCCGCCCGTTCATGGGCAGCGCCCCGGACGTGATGGTAGCGGAAAGTGATCTCGAGATCTCCGACCGCTACTCCGGGGCCGAGTTCGACGCGGAGGCCCACGTCAAGAAGGCGCTCGTCGACTCCGAGGCGTTCCGCAAGCTGCGCCTCTACAGCAAGGCGCTCGAGACGCTCCAGATTGCCATCGAGGTCAACCCGAGCAGCATCGACGTCAGGGAAAAGCTGCGCGAGCTCCTGCTCGAGTCGGGTGACCGAGACGCGGCCATCGGCGAATCCGTGACGCTGGCCGCCATCTATCTCGAGCGCAACGACCTCGAGCGCGCCGAGATGCTGCTCTACGACGTCCTCGACTCGGAGCCACAACACCCCGTTGCGCTCGAGCTGCTGGCGCAGCTTCAGAGTGGCGGCAGCCCGCAACAGGCATGGTCCGCGGACAGCCCGACGGAGACGGTGAACATCGACTACTCCGAGGAACAAGCCAGCGTCGAGGTGGGTCAGGTAGCTGCAGCAGCCTGGGAAGAATACCCGTCACGCGGTCCGCTGCCGTCGTACGACCTCGAGGAGGTCAGCGCGTCGAGCGTGATGGGTAGCCCGCACTCGCTGCCGGACCCGAACGACGCGTTCACGATGGACGATCCATTTGCGGTTCAGAGCGCGCCGGATGCCACCGCGCCGCTTCCCAGCTTTCCGCTTGGCAATGAAGACGACCTGCTCAGCGCAGAAGAAGAAGCCGCCTACATCGACGAGCCGGAGTACATCGATCCCGAGCCCGATGACGCGTACGTCGGCGCCGAGGCCGAGACGGACGGCGGCGTGTTCGACGACGCCTACCCCACGGCGGCGGGCGACGGTCCCCTCAACCACGAGGCCATCGAAGAGGCGCTGGAGGAGGCCGAGTTCTTTGCATCCCGTGGCCTCTACGACGACGCCCGCACCATCATCGCCGACCAGCTCGTACGCGCGCCCGGCCACCCGCTGTTGGTCGAGCGCATGACCGAAATCGAGGAGTTCCTCGGCGGCGGCAGCGAACAGGTCGCGGTCGCTCGTGTGTCCGTCGCCGCACCCGGTGTCGTGCACTCCGAGCCCGAGGACCGCTCCTTCGACATCGCAGCATCCCTCGAGGCCCTCGACAGCCTCGAACCCTCGGCCCCGCCCGCGGCCGCGCCGAGCAACCTCTCCGATCAAGACGTCGATCAGGTCTTCGAGAAGTTCAAGGCGGGCATTCGCGCACAGGTCAGCGAGAACGACAGCGCGACCCACTACGACCTCGGCGTCGCGTACAAGGAGATGGGGCTGCTCGCCGACGCCATCAACGAGTTCGGGTTGGCTGCGCGTGACCCGAGCCGCGAGTGCATGTGCTACGCGATGATCGGCATGATTCGCCTGGAGCGCGGCGAGCTCGACCTGTCGGCCAAGGCCTACCTGCGCGGCCTCGAAGCGGCGCAGAAGACCCCGGATCAGGAGATGGCGTTGCACTACGACCTCGGCAACGTCCACGAGATGAAGGGCGTCGCCAAGGACGCGCTCTATTATTTCGAGAAGGTCGCCAAGAAGGACCCACGCTACCGCGGCGTCACTGATCGTATCGCGGCGCTGCAGCCCGGCGCGCGCCCAGCGTCCGGCACTCGCTCTGTGAACGAGGAAGAGGACTTCGACCGGGTGTTCGACGATCTGTTCGAGTCGAAGGGTTGA
- the lpxA gene encoding acyl-ACP--UDP-N-acetylglucosamine O-acyltransferase, whose amino-acid sequence MASVHASAVVEPGAELAADVRVGPFCYVAAGVRVGAGSELLAHVSLLGERTRLGQRNRVFPYAVLGAPPQDRSHKGEPTTLEIGDDNEIREQVTVHTGTVKGGGVTRIGSRCLLMVGAHVAHDCAVGDDVILTNLATLGGHVTVEPHVVCGGHVAVQPFVRLGRGSFLAGGARVEEDVPPFVIAAGDRARIRALNQVGLERMAVPAVSRRGLEQAFRMIWRKGQPISQGVARARVELGSDVWVLELLSALERRSARR is encoded by the coding sequence GTGGCGAGCGTGCACGCGTCCGCAGTGGTCGAGCCCGGCGCCGAGCTCGCCGCTGACGTCCGGGTGGGCCCGTTCTGTTACGTGGCCGCCGGCGTCCGAGTCGGCGCGGGCAGTGAGCTGCTCGCGCACGTCTCGTTGCTCGGCGAGAGGACGCGCCTCGGCCAACGAAATCGTGTGTTTCCGTATGCGGTGCTCGGCGCACCACCCCAAGATCGCTCTCACAAGGGTGAACCAACGACCCTCGAGATCGGTGACGACAACGAGATCCGCGAACAGGTCACCGTACACACCGGCACCGTGAAGGGCGGGGGAGTCACGCGCATTGGCTCACGTTGTTTGTTGATGGTGGGGGCGCACGTCGCGCACGACTGCGCCGTGGGCGACGACGTGATCCTCACCAACCTCGCCACCCTGGGCGGGCACGTCACGGTCGAACCGCACGTCGTGTGTGGCGGGCACGTCGCCGTGCAGCCCTTCGTGCGGCTCGGGCGCGGGTCGTTCCTGGCCGGCGGCGCGCGCGTCGAAGAGGACGTGCCCCCGTTCGTGATTGCCGCCGGAGATCGCGCGCGGATCCGCGCGCTGAATCAGGTCGGGCTCGAACGCATGGCGGTCCCGGCGGTCTCGAGGCGCGGCCTGGAGCAGGCCTTCCGCATGATCTGGCGGAAGGGTCAGCCCATCTCGCAAGGTGTGGCTCGAGCTCGCGTCGAGCTGGGCTCGGACGTATGGGTGCTCGAGTTGTTGTCCGCCCTCGAGCGACGTTCCGCCCGCCGCTGA
- the fabZ gene encoding 3-hydroxyacyl-ACP dehydratase FabZ, with product MTRATSLDIQKILEILPHRYPFVLVDRVTEIEPGKHIAGHKNVSYNEPWVTGHFPGRPIMPGVLIIEALAQIGGILAYASEPFDATSSLMYFLGIDKAKFRHTVTPGDRLDLRVEVMQHRTNVWKLRGEATVEGTLCAQGELLASIVDRSG from the coding sequence ATGACCCGCGCTACGAGCCTGGACATCCAGAAGATCCTGGAAATCCTGCCGCACCGTTACCCGTTCGTGTTGGTCGATCGTGTGACGGAGATCGAGCCAGGCAAGCACATCGCCGGTCACAAGAACGTCAGTTACAACGAGCCCTGGGTGACGGGACATTTTCCGGGTCGTCCCATCATGCCCGGCGTGCTGATCATCGAGGCGCTGGCGCAGATTGGCGGCATCTTGGCCTACGCGTCCGAGCCCTTCGATGCCACGAGCAGTCTCATGTATTTTCTCGGCATCGACAAAGCGAAGTTCCGCCACACCGTCACGCCGGGTGACCGACTCGATCTTCGGGTCGAGGTGATGCAGCACCGCACCAACGTCTGGAAGCTCCGCGGGGAGGCTACGGTCGAAGGTACACTCTGCGCTCAAGGGGAGCTCTTGGCCTCCATCGTGGATCGTTCGGGCTGA
- a CDS encoding UDP-3-O-(3-hydroxymyristoyl)glucosamine N-acyltransferase gives MSLGLGQGIPLARAERLNELRNRFGGELDEPHSTRSVRRIVAPPQATEETDLSPLFAARSLKDAAVAAGVVLCAPSLAAKIPHGSRWLHPHPEWVLAQLLELAAARGQTEPERAASAVVEAGAELGPGVRLGPGAVVMSGARVGAGSSIGPNAVIFGNVWLGERVSVGASAVIGRAGFGWVTGPGGERRRMPQPGGVIVEDDVEIGALSSIDSGTLMPTRVGAGTKLDAQVHVGHNVSLGPGCIVAAQSGFAGSAILGAGVLVGGQVGVKDHVVVGDGARLAAKSGVISDVAPGATVAGFPAVPRLRWLRAMAKLLARPPHA, from the coding sequence CACACGCAGCGTGCGGCGCATCGTCGCGCCGCCGCAGGCCACCGAGGAGACGGACCTGTCTCCGCTTTTTGCGGCGCGCTCGCTCAAAGATGCGGCCGTCGCCGCGGGTGTCGTGCTCTGCGCGCCGAGCTTGGCGGCGAAGATCCCGCACGGAAGCCGCTGGCTTCACCCACACCCCGAGTGGGTGCTTGCCCAGCTACTCGAGCTCGCCGCCGCGCGTGGGCAGACCGAGCCGGAACGCGCAGCGAGCGCCGTCGTCGAGGCCGGGGCGGAGCTCGGGCCCGGGGTGAGACTCGGGCCCGGCGCCGTGGTGATGAGTGGCGCTCGTGTCGGCGCCGGCTCGAGCATCGGTCCGAACGCGGTGATCTTCGGCAACGTCTGGCTCGGAGAGCGGGTGAGTGTGGGTGCATCCGCGGTCATCGGTCGAGCGGGCTTTGGCTGGGTCACCGGACCCGGCGGAGAGCGCCGCCGCATGCCGCAGCCCGGCGGCGTGATCGTCGAAGACGACGTCGAGATCGGCGCTCTCTCGAGCATCGACTCGGGCACGCTCATGCCGACGCGAGTTGGTGCTGGCACCAAGCTCGACGCTCAGGTGCACGTGGGACACAACGTGAGCTTGGGGCCCGGATGTATCGTCGCCGCGCAGTCCGGCTTCGCGGGCTCGGCCATTCTCGGAGCCGGCGTGCTCGTTGGTGGGCAGGTCGGTGTGAAGGATCACGTCGTAGTTGGTGATGGCGCGCGCCTCGCGGCCAAGAGCGGGGTCATCTCCGACGTTGCACCCGGCGCCACGGTCGCTGGGTTCCCGGCCGTTCCGCGCCTCCGCTGGCTGCGCGCGATGGCGAAGTTGCTCGCGCGTCCGCCCCACGCCTGA